The following nucleotide sequence is from Planctomycetota bacterium.
TTGGGGGCGGTATCGAGGAAGACGAAGTCCCACCGGCCCGAGCGGACGATCTTGTCGATCGGATGCCGCAGGCAGTCGTGGCGGCCGGCGATGCGGTACTTGCGCTGCAGCTCCGCGTCGATCCGCTCCAGCTCGCGGTTCGCCGGGATGAGCGAGACGTTGGCCGGCAGCTCGATCTCCTCGTCGGGATCGGTCGTGAGCGCTACGGCGATGGGATCCTCGTCGCCGAGCAGCACCTCGTAGCTGCCCTGGTAGCTGTCGGGCGGCACGCCCAGGCATCGGGTGGCGCCGCAGTTGGCGTCGAGGTCGATGATGAGCGATCGCCTGCCGAGCGTGCCCAGGGCGGCGGCGAGGTTCACCGTCGTCGTCGTCTTGCCCACGCCGCCCTTCTGGTTGCCGACGGCGATGATGGCTGTGTGTCGAGATCTGGTCATAGGTTCTTATCCACAGTTGAGTTTCGTTGGGCGCCCCCTCTTCGGGCCCGGTCGTCTGGTCCCAAGCGAACCGGACCGATCGATGGAGACCTGTCGAGTGGCACCGATCGATTGGACCACGTCTGTGATGACGTGCTTCACGCGCCTCGTTGAGCGGGACCACTCGAATGGCGCCCATCGGGCGTTGCATCTACCACATTGGCACGAGCGAGATGTTCCTGTCAACACTCGACTCTGAGCTTTCCACACGATTCGGGACCGGTCACCCCTAGCCGACCGGAACCAGTCAGTTGGTACCAGTCTCTGTCGCCGTTCGACTGGTCCCGCACGACCTGCACCGGGCGTATGCGACCTCTCGAACGGCCCCACTCGTTCGGCCCTGGACATCTGGCCCCGGTCGTGAGGGACCAGTCGGTGAGATCGTTGTGCGATGGCGCGACGCCGGGCCGATTGACACATCGCCGCGACTCGCGCGACAGTGAGGCGTCACGCCCCATGCCGGCCCGGCACGCGGGACGGAGCGGGGCCAACCACAACCATCGAGGCGCGGGCGTCGCGCCGCCACATGCGAAGACCGCCCCCAGAGAGAGCGGCCTGCTTGAGCCGAGTGCGGAGCACGGGGCCTGTATTGAACTGATCCTCCGAAGCTACCGCGATCCCGGCCCGCTGTCAATCCCGTCCGGATTGGCCGGTGGCTCGCCATGCCCGTGCAGAGAGGAGGCCGCATGGCTACATCCACACAAGCAAGGACACCGCAACGCACGCACCAACAGAGCAAGGGCGTCTGGGTCGACCGCATCGCCGGGTCGTACCGCCCCATCGCCGTCCACCAGCTCGCCATGGCCTGGTGGTGCTACCACGCGAGGCACATCACCCGCCGCCAGTTCCGCATCTACTTTGCGGCCCACGAGATGCACGAGCGGCGACGCTGCGGAGGGTCCGCAGCAAAGGGGACGCGGCCGCTGTACACCACGGCGGAGCTGCGAGCCCTCGTCGGCGGGCGTGGCTCGCCCTCGGCCGATCGCGAGCTCGAGGCAGATGCCCGGCGGCTGGCCCGACTGGGACTCGTCAGCCTCGGCGAACACGCCATCGACTTCGCCACGTCGATCGGCGACCTAGCGATCGAAGACGCCACCGATTTCGACGACATGCTGGAGCGACTGCCGCATCCGCGCCGGACGGTGCCGGTGCCGCGGCGGATCGTGCGTGCCATTGCCGGGGCATTCAGCCGGGGCGCCGCGGCCGTCGCCATCGCCACGCTCATCCGATCGCTGTTCTGGCACAAGGGGCAGGGGAGGTACCGCGTCGATGGCCGGACCACGCGCGAGTGGATCACGGACGTATTCGGGATCTCGCCGCGCACCGTCACCGAGGGCCGCGCGCAGCTAGTCGCGCTCGGCTGGCTGCGACCGCTCGAAACACCGCAGCACCTGCTGAACCGCTACGGCGCGCACGATGCGATCGATACTGAATGGACCATGCCAAGGGACGATGCAGCTCACGTCCCTGTGGATAGCTCCGTGGACAAAGCCGTGGAGGACTCAATGGAGCAGGGACAAGACGGAGGCAGATCCGCTAGCCCGACCGGGTCAATCCAGTGTGGATCCGCCAGCCCTGATCTAAACAGGTCCCTTCCTCTAGCGAGGAATCAAGCTACCAGGAGGCCCGCCCGCGAACGCGCAGGCCGTCCTGGTGCCTCGCTTGGATCAGCAGGAACTGGCAGGAGGACACTTCGAGGCCGGGCTTCGGACGCTCCGAACATCCGCAACATCCGGCCCGAGGATCTCCGCGACATCGACCGCCTACGCAGCCTGCACGAGCAAGCCCTCAAACTCGATCTTGCCCGCGCGAGCGACACCGAACGCCTCGACTTCCACGAATTCGCCGCCATGGCCGAGCGGGCCAAGACCCACGGCGAGCGGGCAGGGGCGCTGTTCTACTGGCTGCTGCGGGAGCGCAAGACCGCGTTCATCACCCAGGCCGAGGAGCATTCCGCCCTCGCCAGGCTCAAGGAGCACCGCTACGGCTCGCAGAAGAGGCGGGGTAGCCACGAGGGACCAACTGCGGGTGGTGCGGGAGCTGCACCGGATTCGGGCAGCATGTCCGACGAGGAGCGATTCGTGGTAGCCTGCATCCGCGTCGCGAAGCAGCAGCGGATCGAGGATCCGTTCCTGGTCGCTCGCGAGGGCAGGGGATGGAGCAGGGAGGCCTGGGATGAAGCTTGCTTCGCCTTCCAGCAATCCCAGCTTGACCGCCAGAGAGCGGTAGAGGGCGAGCGGTGGATCTAAGAGCAGCCCACGTCGAACGCGTTCTGGAAGGCGAGGAAGTCGAACAGCGTGAGTTCGCCGTCACCGTCGAAGTCGGCGGAGGCGTCGCCATCCTGGAATGCGTTCTGGAAGGCGAGGAAGTCGAAGAGGGTGAGGCGACCGTCGGCGTCGAAATCGGCCCGGCAGACCAGGCAGTCCAGTTGGAATGCGTGCGCACTGCCGAGATCCGCGCCCTCGTAGCGAGAATCAGACCCAGCCATGACGAGCATTCCGCTCCCGAGCGCGACCGACTCCCCGATGTTGACCGGCACCAGATCGACGATCGATGGGGTGACGTAGGCGGCACGCAGCCAGTCGCCATCCGGGGCACGGCGAAAGACATGCGCGGCCCCATACAGTGCGTCTCGAGTTGAACCAACCGCGATGACGTCGCCATCAACTGCTACGCTGCTCCCGAAATACGCTCCTGGCCGCGGTTCGAGCGCCTCAAGTTCGGTTTGCAGTTCCCAGTTGTCGCCATCCCATCGATACACGAACGCTGCGCCTTCGCCTGCGAGCGGGTCCACTGTTCGTCGAGATAGATTGGCGCCGACGACCAGCGTGTCGCCATCGATTGCAACCGAGTACCCGAATCGGTGAAACTCGTCCGTTGTCGGCGGAAGCAGCTTTTGCGTGAAGACCGGCTCGTTGTCGCCATCGTACCGATACAGGTATACCGCCCCGTGCTCGGGGCCGAAGATGTCCTCGCCGAAAGCACCGATGACGATCCAAGTGTCGTCGATGTCCATGGCGTCGCCGAAATCGGAGCGCGCCGTCGGGCTATCGGGGGAGGTCAGCATGGCGGCCTTCTGCCACGCATCGCCGTCGAAGCGGAACACCATCACGGCCTCGCCGCCGTTGCCGAAGATCGCGCGGTCGCCCCAGATGGCGGCGTGCTCGCCCCAGGGGTACCGCCGGGGATCATTCGGCGGGAGCAACTGCGCTATCTGGGCCCAGCGTGTGCCATCGAACTCGAAGATGTACGCACCGCCCAGTTCGCCCGCGCCGTACGCCCCGATGATGGCCCGGTCCTCGTGCACATCGACCGCCGGGCCGAAACCACCCGTCCGCGGCTCGGCGATGTCGTCGGGGAAGATGAACTCCAGGAACACCCACTCGCCGAGATCTTCGTCGTAGGTGTAGGCGTAGGCCGCTCCCTTGCCGCAGAGCGGATCGCCGCCGCACCAGACG
It contains:
- a CDS encoding FG-GAP repeat protein — translated: MVSRRETDREAPVCHMCGLPYMPSGEWTLARPRPCCHNWTMTTTARVGALLVAWGVVATVVTAQPTCPEQLLDPVRQPGLGEFGFDLGMHGRHLIVGDPASDVWCGGDPLCGKGAAYAYTYDEDLGEWVFLEFIFPDDIAEPRTGGFGPAVDVHEDRAIIGAYGAGELGGAYIFEFDGTRWAQIAQLLPPNDPRRYPWGEHAAIWGDRAIFGNGGEAVMVFRFDGDAWQKAAMLTSPDSPTARSDFGDAMDIDDTWIVIGAFGEDIFGPEHGAVYLYRYDGDNEPVFTQKLLPPTTDEFHRFGYSVAIDGDTLVVGANLSRRTVDPLAGEGAAFVYRWDGDNWELQTELEALEPRPGAYFGSSVAVDGDVIAVGSTRDALYGAAHVFRRAPDGDWLRAAYVTPSIVDLVPVNIGESVALGSGMLVMAGSDSRYEGADLGSAHAFQLDCLVCRADFDADGRLTLFDFLAFQNAFQDGDASADFDGDGELTLFDFLAFQNAFDVGCS
- a CDS encoding ParA family protein, whose product is MTRSRHTAIIAVGNQKGGVGKTTTTVNLAAALGTLGRRSLIIDLDANCGATRCLGVPPDSYQGSYEVLLGDEDPIAVALTTDPDEEIELPANVSLIPANRELERIDAELQRKYRIAGRHDCLRHPIDKIVRSGRWDFVFLDTAPNISTPTVAAYHAAEWFLLTATPERLAIEGLNDAMSDIQTVRELSNANLRLLGVVLSCVNRETNLAKEVIGWVEDTFRDAGAFGDFETRISRSVKVPEAQASGRTIVQAMPDHKVAEEYRRLARELLERLDVARAGEGAHGQAA